Part of the Xanthomonas sp. SI genome is shown below.
CGCGCTCGATGAATTGCTCCGCGCTGGCGGCCAGGTCGCGCTTGCGCAGGTAGTCGTACTTGCGCTGCAGATGCGCCTTGGCGTCCGCCGCCGGGTACCAGTTGCCGTTGCGCTGAAACCGGCACGGCGAAGCCTGCAAGGCCGCCAGCAGCGCGCCGATTTCGCGCTCGGCGACCGGCGATGGCGCCGCCGCGGCGGCGACCGTGTAGACGCAGGCCAGGCCGAACGCCAGCAAGCGCACACCGAGCCGGCGCGGGAATCGCACGGCGCGCCGCATCACGCGTTCACTCGCCGCCATCGCGCTCGGCCAGCCAGCGGTGCAGCGCCGCCGGCACTTCGCGCTGCGCGCGGCCGGACACGTAGATGCCGATGTGGCCGCCGCGGAAACTCAGCTCGGCATAGTCGTCGCTGCCGACCAGGCCGCGCAGCGCGCGCGACGCGTCCGGTGGCACCAGGTGGTCCTGTTCGGCGTAGATGTTGAGCACCGGCATGGCGACCTTGGCCAGGTCCACCGCGTGCTCGCCGATGCGCGCGCGGCCATGCATCAGCGCGTTGTCCTGGTAGAACTGCTTGACGAACTCGCGGAAGGTCTCGCCGGCTAGGTCGGGCGAATCGAAGATCCACTTTTCCATGCGCAGGAAATCTTCCAGGGCGCGCGGATCGTCGAGGATGTCCAGCAGCCCGACGTACTTCTGCAGGTTCAGCCGGAATGGTTTGAGCATCAGGTAACTGGCGTTCATCAGGTCCGCCGGCACATTGCCCAGCGTGTCCACGAACAGATCCACGTCCACCTGCCGCGCCCAGCTGGACAGCATGTTGTCCGGGGTATGGAAATCCACCGGCGTCACCATCGTCACCAGGTTGCGGACTTTGTGCGGCTGCAGCGCCGCATAGCACAGCGAGAAGGTGCCGCCCTGGCAGATGCCGAGCACGTTGATCGGTGCACCGCCAGCCGCGTCGCGCAGGTGATCGACCGCGCCGTCGATGTAGCGCAGCAGATAGTCTTCCAGGGTCAGGTAGCGCTCGGAACGGTCGGGATAGCCCCAGTCCAGCACGTACACGTCCTCGCCCAGCGCCAGCAGGCCCTTGACCAGCGAGCGGTCGGCCTGCAGGTCGACCATGTACGGGCGGTTGACCAGCGCATACACGATCAGCAGCGGCACCTTCGCGGTGGGCGGCCGCTCGCCGACGAAGCGGTACAGCACCACCTTGCCGTCGCGCCACACTTCCTGCCGCTCGGTGACGCCGTACTGCACTTCGTCCAGTCCCGGCAGCACGCGCAGCCCTTCCATGAGCTTGCGCTGCAGCTCCAGGGTTTCCTGCAGCAGGTCGTCGCTGCTGAAGCTCAACGGCCCTTTCATGCGCGGCTCCTACGCGGCGCCGCAGCCGACTTGCCACGCGCCGGCTTGGCCGCAGCGGGCTTGGGTTTCGCGGCAGGCCTGGACTTCACACCAGGCTTGGACTTCGACTTCGCGGCAGGTTTGGACTTGATCGGCGGCTTGGGAGTGGCAGCAGAACGCGCAGTGGACGGCTTGGAAGCGGCTTTGCTCCTCGCGCCAGCCGCCTTGGACGCCGCAGCGGCCGCAGGCCTGGATCGCGACGGCGGCCGCGGTGCGGCCTTGCCGCTCGCGGTCGGCTCCGAGGGCGCCGCCGCAGCGGCCGGCGCAGCGCCCCGCTCCAACCGGCGCAGCCGCCGCTCCAGATCGGCGATATGCCGATGCGCCGCATCCAGCTCGGTGCGGGTGGGCAGACCCAACTGTTCGCACAGCTGCTCGGTCTCGCGTTGCAGCAGCGCGCGCAGGCGCATCTGCGCATTGGCGAAGCCGGCGTAGACCTCGCGGAATTCTTCCGACAGCGCGGACGCGGCGTAGGCCTCTTCGGCGGCATCGATCCACAGGTCGAACATCGCCCGCGCGTTGGTCAACTGGCGGCCTGGATCCTCGTGCTCGCGCAGCTTGGCCTCGAACACGCCGAAGGCGCGGTCGATCGCACCCTGCAACTGGCCCAGGTAGGCCTGCAACTGCGCCTGGTAATCCTGCTGCGCCTTGGCCAGCGCGCGCCAGCGCGCGTGGTGATTGCGGCCCGGACCGAAGCCCGGCATCTGCAGCCACGGCCCGCTGTCGCGCTGCCAGCCCTGCAGCCATTGCGCCGCCTGCTGCAACCAGGGATCCACGCCGGCCTGGCCGGCGCCGCGCGCCGCGCCGAGCAGCCATTGCAGCATCTGCTCGCGCTGGCCCTGCACCTGCTGTTTCCAGGCGTCGGCCACGTCGGCACTGCTGGCATCGCGCCCGGCGAACTGTGCCGCCACCTGCTGCATCGCGCCGAACCACTCGCCGGCCTGCTGCTGCAACTGCGACACCGCGTCCTCGGCCTGCGCGCCGGTACCGCGCGGCAACCACTGCGCCCAGGTGTCGATCGCCTCGCGCCACGAACCG
Proteins encoded:
- a CDS encoding DUF5329 family protein, yielding MLAFGLACVYTVAAAAAPSPVAEREIGALLAALQASPCRFQRNGNWYPAADAKAHLQRKYDYLRKRDLAASAEQFIERGASRSSSSGKAYRVACPGQPEQDAATWFAQQLAALRRHAASAAPRPD
- a CDS encoding class III poly(R)-hydroxyalkanoic acid synthase subunit PhaC, with amino-acid sequence MKGPLSFSSDDLLQETLELQRKLMEGLRVLPGLDEVQYGVTERQEVWRDGKVVLYRFVGERPPTAKVPLLIVYALVNRPYMVDLQADRSLVKGLLALGEDVYVLDWGYPDRSERYLTLEDYLLRYIDGAVDHLRDAAGGAPINVLGICQGGTFSLCYAALQPHKVRNLVTMVTPVDFHTPDNMLSSWARQVDVDLFVDTLGNVPADLMNASYLMLKPFRLNLQKYVGLLDILDDPRALEDFLRMEKWIFDSPDLAGETFREFVKQFYQDNALMHGRARIGEHAVDLAKVAMPVLNIYAEQDHLVPPDASRALRGLVGSDDYAELSFRGGHIGIYVSGRAQREVPAALHRWLAERDGGE
- the phaE gene encoding class III poly(R)-hydroxyalkanoic acid synthase subunit PhaE; the encoded protein is MKASGGSGAGDFEALARQYWGAWSDALRQGGGAAAQAPADGAGHGSWREAIDTWAQWLPRGTGAQAEDAVSQLQQQAGEWFGAMQQVAAQFAGRDASSADVADAWKQQVQGQREQMLQWLLGAARGAGQAGVDPWLQQAAQWLQGWQRDSGPWLQMPGFGPGRNHHARWRALAKAQQDYQAQLQAYLGQLQGAIDRAFGVFEAKLREHEDPGRQLTNARAMFDLWIDAAEEAYAASALSEEFREVYAGFANAQMRLRALLQRETEQLCEQLGLPTRTELDAAHRHIADLERRLRRLERGAAPAAAAAPSEPTASGKAAPRPPSRSRPAAAAASKAAGARSKAASKPSTARSAATPKPPIKSKPAAKSKSKPGVKSRPAAKPKPAAAKPARGKSAAAPRRSRA